A genome region from Maylandia zebra isolate NMK-2024a linkage group LG6, Mzebra_GT3a, whole genome shotgun sequence includes the following:
- the LOC101468610 gene encoding uncharacterized protein LOC101468610 has product MKGHRDESGMVPDIRTLSSPARSVGLNRITDESVEAAASVSGGKLHKWIAGSFCLLCILQAALNVSLRLALRTDVTCENRTNVEDSLKKINFALQDSMNKEREEQERQLDYIASQLNFLTKEREELKRKLEDFAHYAQQGWLYFNSSFYYISSITKTWQDSRDDCLQRGAVLAIISNTEEQEFIRLQQKVMWIGLTDRETEGVWKWVDETPLTASFWYSGEPNNFKRRNEDCVVINHYYDYENNWNDAACENLNFWLCEKDM; this is encoded by the exons ATGAAAGGCCATAGAGATGAATCTGGTATGGTTCCGGATATTAGAACCCTCAGCTCTCCAGCCAGGAGTGTTGGCTTGAACCGGATCACTGATGAAAGCGTTGAAGCTGCTGCATCTGTGTCAG GAGGAAAGCTGCATAAATGGATTGCTGGGAGCTTTTGTCTCTTATGTATCCTACAGGCTGCTCTCAATGTTTCCCTGCGTCTGGCTCTGC GTACTGATGTTACCTGTGAAAATCGAACTAATGTAGAAGACAGTTTGAAGAAGATCAACTTTG CTTTGCAGGATTCTATGAATAAGGAGCGAGAAGAGCAGGAGAGGCAACTCGATTATATTG CTTCACAGCTGAATTTCCtgacaaaagagagagaggagttgAAGAGGAAGCTAGAGGACTTTG CTCACTATGCGCAACAAGGTTGGCTGTATTTCAACAGCAGTTTCTATTATATTTCTTCAATCACGAAAACTTGGCAAGACAGTAGAGATGACTGTTTGCAGAGAGGCGCAGTCTTGGCGATCATCAGCAACACAGAAGAACAG GAATTCATAAGGCTGCAGCAGAAGGTAATGTGGATTGGACTgactgacagagagacagaaggagTTTGGAAATGGGTGGATGAGACTCCATTGACGGCAAG CTTCTGGTACTCTGGGGAACCCAACAATTTTAAACGCAGAAATGAAGATTGTGTAGTAATAAATCACTACTATGATTATGAAAACAACTGGAATGATGCTGCATGTGAAAACCTAAACTTTTGGCTCTGTGAAAAAGACATGTGA